The DNA segment GATAGCTAAGATTTTTACGTTAGAAAGAACGATGTCTGTTTTAAGGCCGCTGCTCTTAAATATGTTGATAATATCTACCCTATTTCCTGGTAGAAGAAAGCCTGCAACACCTACAACATCGTTCACCCTTATCGTGACAGCACGCATAGTGGGCGTGATCAAGCTCGCCAATGTGCTTCCCTCTCCTTTGGGGGTTAATCGCTCTTTACGCAACACCTCTCCCTGATAAAGTCGGTGTTTAACCACTTGACCTTCCGCTTCGGTAATATCGGTAATTGCACCTTTAGGAACAAGGTTTTCTGGCACGGGAGTTAAAGCAAGGTGTTTCCTTTCAATAATGGTTCCTAGAGGTACCTCTGTAACCATAGTAATGACATTGGAAGTCGTTCCTACCGTTTCTGTTTGCGTGTTTGATTTAAGCCAGCTTTGCGCAAGATAAACAGCCGTAACACCAAATACTAATGATAAAATGACAAATAGGACGGTTTTGTTATTCATTTGTCGCTCCTAATCAAAATTCGTAAAATATTTTAGACAAAATATATCGACCATGCTGAGTCAACCAAAGACGGAGTGATTACGGGTTCAAACTCCATAAAGCTGATTTGATCAGACATTATTCCCAGTAAGTCTCGTGGATAA comes from the Shewanella halifaxensis HAW-EB4 genome and includes:
- the cpaB gene encoding Flp pilus assembly protein CpaB, which encodes MNNKTVLFVILSLVFGVTAVYLAQSWLKSNTQTETVGTTSNVITMVTEVPLGTIIERKHLALTPVPENLVPKGAITDITEAEGQVVKHRLYQGEVLRKERLTPKGEGSTLASLITPTMRAVTIRVNDVVGVAGFLLPGNRVDIINIFKSSGLKTDIVLSNVKILAIDQKASNDENKPVLVRAVTLELSLEQAEVLMIAKSRGSLQLALRNPNDTAVIELAEIDEPDEDEVEISENIQPVEAVRVASVSASGTKKVFLLKGMSEQEIKVKN